From a region of the Castanea sativa cultivar Marrone di Chiusa Pesio chromosome 10, ASM4071231v1 genome:
- the LOC142613936 gene encoding GATA transcription factor 12-like, with amino-acid sequence MEAPEYQSGFCTQFVTEKRHSIDNKAAAAAGGGGGGGGGDHFMVEDLLDFSNDDDAVIADTPFEEAATTTTAGNSTDSSTVTIVDSCNSSSFSGCDPNFMSDIGCRNFPDANFSSDLCVPYDDLAELEWLSNFVEESFSSEDLQKLQMISGMKARTVDETSETTTQHEPSIRNNSNSSPIFRPEMSVPAKARSKRSRAAPCNWTSRLLVLSHQQSTPPPPPQHQPSLPPSDPDIAFAKKTVKVAAAYSKKRDGGGGGGVESGGDGRKCLHCATDKTPQWRTGPMGPKTLCNACGVRYKSGRLVPEYRPAASPTFMLTKHSNSHRKVLELRRQKEMMRTHHHHHQHHHHQHQHQQQQFLHHHHHQNMVFDVTNGGDDYLIHSPVGPDFRQLI; translated from the exons ATGGAAGCACCTGAATATCAGAGCGGGTTTTGCACACAATTCGTGACCGAAAAGCGACACTCAATCGACAATAAAGCAGCAGCAGCcgcaggaggaggaggaggaggaggaggaggagaccATTTCATGGTGGAGGACCTCCTCGACTTTTCCAATGACGACGATGCAGTCATTGCTgacactccttttgaagaagccgccaccaccaccactgccgGAAACTCCACAGATTCTTCCACTGTCACCATTGTCGACAGCTGCAATTCCTCCTCGTTTTCGGGCTGTGACCCCAATTTTATGTCCGACATTGGCTGCCGGAATTTCCCTGACGCCAACTTTTCCAGCGACCTTTGTGTGCCG TACGACGATTTAGCTGAGCTGGAATGGCTATCGAATTTCGTGGAGGAATCGTTCTCAAGCGAGGACTTGCAGAAACTGCAAATGATATCCGGCATGAAAGCCCGAACCGTCGACGAAACGTCCGAAACGACAACACAGCACGAGCCGTCAATCCGAAACAACAGCAACAGTAGTCCGATATTTCGCCCCGAAATGTCGGTGCCAGCCAAAGCCCGAAGCAAGCGGTCACGTGCGGCACCATGCAACTGGACGTCACGCCTTCTCGTTCTCTCTCATCAACAGTCGACCCCGCCGCCACCGCCGCAGCATCAGCCGTCACTCCCGCCGTCGGACCCGGACATCGCATTCGCGAAGAAAACGGTGAAGGTGGCGGCGGCGTATTCGAAGAAGAGAgacggaggaggaggaggaggagtcgAGAGCGGCGGAGACGGGCGGAAGTGCCTGCATTGCGCGACGGACAAGACGCCGCAGTGGCGGACGGGGCCCATGGGCCCAAAAACGCTGTGTAACGCTTGTGGAGTGAGGTACAAGTCGGGTCGGCTCGTACCCGAATACAGACCCGCTGCGAGCCCAACGTTTATGCTGACTAAGCATTCGAATTCGCACCGTAAGGTCTTGGAGCTGAGGCGCCAGAAAGAGATGATGAGGACCCACCATCATCAccatcaacatcatcatcatcaacatcagcATCAGCAGCAAcagtttcttcatcatcatcatcatcagaatATGGTGTTTGATGTAACCAACGGTGGTGATGATTACTTGATTCACAGCCCCGTGGGTCCTGATTTCAGGCAGCTAATCTAG